A window of Caretta caretta isolate rCarCar2 chromosome 13, rCarCar1.hap1, whole genome shotgun sequence contains these coding sequences:
- the SLA2 gene encoding src-like-adapter 2 isoform X1: MLSLPAAEGQSCLLRPRWCPGVMGSLPSRTKQLVIQSSPAAAMQTTAPVQTGLNSYVAVALCSFPAGGVETILRPGEQLNVLSEDGEWWNVVSLATGKECSVPSSHVAKVWHRWLYEGVSREKAEELLLLPCNRSGSFLIRESQTRQGCYSLSVRHTNHSSWDSVKHYRINRLENSWLYIAPRLTFPSLQALVDYYSEIGDGLCCLLKEPCFTQGAVRAPAQDLAPPVVIKKSALNWQELDSSALLSEAPPTEGESPVSLGLREAISSYLFLTEELPPEKGSLWKST; this comes from the exons ATG ctttctctccctgctgcagaagGTCAGAGCTGTTTGCTGAGGCCCCGCTGGTGCCCAGGAGTGATGGGAAGTTTGCCCAGCAGGACGAAGCAGCTTGTCATTCAgtccagcccagctgctgccatgCAGACCACTGCCCCCGTGCAGACAG GTCTGAACAGCTACGTGGCAGTTGCCTTGTGCTCTTTCCCCGCGGGTGGGGTGGAGACCATCCTGAGACCAGGAGAGCAGCTGAACGTCCTCTCTGA GGATGGGGAATGGTGGAACGTGGTGTCGCTAGCCACCGGCAAGGAGTGTTCAGTCCCCAGCAGCCACGTGGCGAAGGTGTGGCACAG GTGGCTGTACGAGGGTGTTAGCCGGGAGAAAGCTGaggagctgctgcttctgccGTGCAACCGCAGCGGTTCCTTTCTGATCCGAGAGAGCCAGACCAGGCAAG GCTGCTACTCCTTGTCGGTCAGGCACACCAACCACTCCTCCTGGGACTCTGTCAAACACTATCGCATCAACCGCCTGGAGAACAGCTGGCTCTACATCGCCCCACGCCTCACCTTCCCCAGCCTGCAGGCGCTGGTGGACTATTACTCTG AAATCGGGGATGGGTTGTGCTGCCTCCTCAAGGAGCCGTGCTTCACCCAAGGAGCCGTGCGAGCCCCAGCCCAGGACCTGGCGCCGCCTGTGGTCATCAAGAAATCGGCTCTCAACTGGCAGGAGCTCGACAG CTCGGCCCTGTTATCGGAGGCTCCGCCCACAGAGGGGGAGTCCCCAGTCAGCCTGGGCCTGCGGGAAGCCATCAGCTCCTACCTCTTTCTGACAGAAGAGCTGCC
- the SLA2 gene encoding src-like-adapter 2 isoform X2 has product MGSLPSRTKQLVIQSSPAAAMQTTAPVQTGLNSYVAVALCSFPAGGVETILRPGEQLNVLSEDGEWWNVVSLATGKECSVPSSHVAKVWHRWLYEGVSREKAEELLLLPCNRSGSFLIRESQTRQGCYSLSVRHTNHSSWDSVKHYRINRLENSWLYIAPRLTFPSLQALVDYYSEIGDGLCCLLKEPCFTQGAVRAPAQDLAPPVVIKKSALNWQELDSSALLSEAPPTEGESPVSLGLREAISSYLFLTEELPPEKGSLWKST; this is encoded by the exons ATGGGAAGTTTGCCCAGCAGGACGAAGCAGCTTGTCATTCAgtccagcccagctgctgccatgCAGACCACTGCCCCCGTGCAGACAG GTCTGAACAGCTACGTGGCAGTTGCCTTGTGCTCTTTCCCCGCGGGTGGGGTGGAGACCATCCTGAGACCAGGAGAGCAGCTGAACGTCCTCTCTGA GGATGGGGAATGGTGGAACGTGGTGTCGCTAGCCACCGGCAAGGAGTGTTCAGTCCCCAGCAGCCACGTGGCGAAGGTGTGGCACAG GTGGCTGTACGAGGGTGTTAGCCGGGAGAAAGCTGaggagctgctgcttctgccGTGCAACCGCAGCGGTTCCTTTCTGATCCGAGAGAGCCAGACCAGGCAAG GCTGCTACTCCTTGTCGGTCAGGCACACCAACCACTCCTCCTGGGACTCTGTCAAACACTATCGCATCAACCGCCTGGAGAACAGCTGGCTCTACATCGCCCCACGCCTCACCTTCCCCAGCCTGCAGGCGCTGGTGGACTATTACTCTG AAATCGGGGATGGGTTGTGCTGCCTCCTCAAGGAGCCGTGCTTCACCCAAGGAGCCGTGCGAGCCCCAGCCCAGGACCTGGCGCCGCCTGTGGTCATCAAGAAATCGGCTCTCAACTGGCAGGAGCTCGACAG CTCGGCCCTGTTATCGGAGGCTCCGCCCACAGAGGGGGAGTCCCCAGTCAGCCTGGGCCTGCGGGAAGCCATCAGCTCCTACCTCTTTCTGACAGAAGAGCTGCC